Within Nitrospira sp. MA-1, the genomic segment AGAGGCCAGGCGCTCAAAAGAGAAGCGGTAATCAAAGCCATGACCAGAGAAGGAAAATTGGGCTTACTCGGAACTGGATGAAAGGATCGCTTGGACGAGGACCCTTCCTCTTCTACTCTTCATTCCGCATTCCTAATCTTTCTCGCCTCAGTCATTTCCGCCAGTAGTAAGCGTGAATCCATCTACACTTCTCGGTCGGACCCCTCAGAGGTGTAATACTTCAAATTTATGTGACCATCTTTGCCTGTATGGGATAGATAATTGTTTAAAGCAGATCTGACTGTGAGGGAAATGGTACGTTGAGAAGTCCTGTCTCGAAAATTCCTGATGTGTTGCATGATATAACCTGTATAAACTGACTTGACCTGTATTTCGGACAGTACGTGGGTATTCAAGATTGGCGACCGACCTACGGGCTTGCGAGCCAAAGCTGGCTTCATCGGCGAGCGTGCAGGCAGGGAACCCCGTTGGCGGCTTTTTTCAGTAAACGCACGATCCATGACGAACATCCTCTTTGACTTCACGATCACTCAGCTACTCCTCGTGGGAGTCCTGTTTATCTGGACAGGGTTTGTGCGCAGCGGGCTTGGGTTTGGTGGTGCTGCGCTTGGACTCCCACTCATGCTGTTTCTCTATGACCAACCACTATTTTGGTTGCCGGTCATCGGAACGCATCTCCTGTTTTTTTCGGCTCTGACCTTACATACCGGTATTCACGATGTCGATTGGCCCTATTTGCGGCACGCCACGCTGTTTGTCATCCCCACGACCTTGATTGGTGTGTTCGGCCTGATTACGTTGCCGACTGAGTGGCTGCTCATCTTTATTTATGCCATCTCACTCGCATATGGATTGATGTGGCTCTTGAACCTTTCCATCAATAGCAAGAAAAGTTGGAGCGACAGGCTGTTGCTTGCGCTTGGTGGGTATGTGGCGGGAACG encodes:
- a CDS encoding TSUP family transporter, with the translated sequence MLFDFTITQLLLVGVLFIWTGFVRSGLGFGGAALGLPLMLFLYDQPLFWLPVIGTHLLFFSALTLHTGIHDVDWPYLRHATLFVIPTTLIGVFGLITLPTEWLLIFIYAISLAYGLMWLLNLSINSKKSWSDRLLLALGGYVAGTSLTGGPLMVAVTMKNVATNQLRNTLYVLWFTIVTIKMSTFVILGVELHLLTALVLLPIAAIGHVIGLKFHDAILKNDQWFKQVIGGMLVLISGLGLMNNLA